A window of Solanum stenotomum isolate F172 chromosome 9, ASM1918654v1, whole genome shotgun sequence genomic DNA:
ACCATTAATTTCAGGttgtcacaataattaattgatgaattaaGCATTTTTTTAGAGTCTACATGAAATAGACTTACGCTATGATAAGTCATTAATTAGTAGTAGTAGCAATTATTATGTGTAGTTAGGCCCACTCCATAAAGAGATTTTTCCAATAGACAAGTTTCATATAGTCATAATCATATccataaatagaaaataatcaTGTCTTGTTGTACGCATTATCTTTGCCCTTGTAATACTTTTAATCTGTTGAAATTTAATTCACATTGTCCTAAAATTCAAActtataaaaaatcaaaatgttcATGACTATgtcataaaatttaataaaatcttaaaggttgaacttataaaaataaactcaaaCTTTGTGGAAAACTCATAGAGTTTGACGGAGTCCCTATATCCCAAGTTCCAACTAAGTTATTTAGATTTGATTCGCGCATTTCTCCCGATTTTTATTCATCTAAGATCAAATTAATGTTTTTCTCATCAtgataattggaaaaaaatttatTCGCACCCAATATTAAGCGTTTAGCATGATGGTGGATGTTACACAAATGCTGTAATGACTAAAGTATATGAAAAGGTAATTTAGAGGGAGCAATATTAGATTTGGAGAtctttgtttatttgatttggtCAACCAGAATCAAAGGTGGCTTATAAACATAAAAAGGATTAATTGGAGATTAGCAATGAGACATGCTGGGACAAATTAATGGAATAAACATCTGGGAGaattttgtcttttttattttgttttatattatatttatagtactgtattttatatattatataaaacataGTGGTAGTTGGGGTCACTGACATGATCTATTTTGctacttttttatttgtctaaaaTTGTTAGTCCTGTTGTTGGCTATGTTGCTCATATTCGCTTAAAATATTTCTGTTTTCGTGTcgaatcttttgaaaatatgttACTTTTAGAAGATTCAATATGTACTTGATGACAATTTTGAGGAGTACGAGCAACATAAATAATAGTAGAAgtactacaacaacaaaaaaatgagATCATTACTAAGGTTGAATCTTGGTGGCTTTTGCTTAAAATTCTTGTAgaatttcaaccaaaattttCACAAGAACTACTTTTTATGTCTTCATACTTGGAATAAAAAAGGCTTCAATTGAAAATATTCACAAACAATTTTATGAATGGTACAAACCGCGCTAGTTTATTCACATGTTTATTTCTTCGTGAACTCTCAGGCAAGGGCAGATATAGACTTAAAGCTACGGATTCAGGTCAACTCAGTAGCTTTTGCCTGAACCCTGTATTTCTATCTAAGAATTCACAcaatatctataaatatttgattgtgaACCCAAATATTATTATGTATTAACTCGATATAGCTATAGAAACCAgtaaacttcaaattctgaatCTGCCTCTACTCTCAGGAACATGAAAAGGTCACTGCATTTGCATGATACTTAGAAGCTATGATACAGTATTGATCAATTTGCTACAACTATTGATCACCTTGTCATAAAGCACTGTGTAATTTGAGCTGCTTATGTTCCTGAAGTAGCAGCCTTTATCGTcgttgtatttgtatatctgttgtGTGCTCCCGAGTCCACTGTCTAGCGACTGGTCCTTTACAAGCATATAGCCCTGCGCGTTCTGCAGATTGTGAACAGAGCTGGCTGAGGATCCATACTTCAACCTCTTCTCATCGAATATCAAAGTCACATTCGAGATAGCAGCATAGCTTTTATCTCCTATCTCAACTCCATCAGAGTACATGTGAAGCTGAAACTTTTTCAAGGATTCAAGAACCTGAACAGAAAAAGACCGCGTCTTAGCATAAACAGTGTCATTAAACTCAATAGTCTGATCAACAACTTGCAAGTTCGCATCATTTCCCATCACCATATAGTTACTATAGCTCAAACTTTGAAATGATCTCGTTGTGACTGTTCCATAAGATGATTTTACCCATCCAGTCATTGAGATCGATCTACGAGCATTTGTCACAAAGGAACCATCAAGACCAGTAAAATTACTCGTGAGAGAAAATGAAAGGGGCAAACTACTATACTCCAACAACTTCCCTTCTGTTTTTACACTCTTTTTATCCAACCAAAGGTGCAAATTTGCATCAACATACCATACATTCAAAGCATTTGTAACACTAAACGAAATATTATGAGAACTTCCATCTAAGATCTTCCCTAACAATGGCGTAATTTCAATATCATATGAAGGAAGATCAAATGAGCCAATTCCACTTATAGGTCTCCATAACAGAGGATTGATACCACCAGTATAAATCACAGTAAAAGGCCAAACTGCACCAACTACAACATCATCCAAACTCACTATCACCTCTCTAAAAGCACCATTCCCCGCAATATCACTACGATTATTCGCAGTAATATAATCATTTGGCAAATTTCCATACCAGAACTCATCATTCTCATGAAAAGACACATAAATTTCCAATACAGCCCTGTATACATTTTGTGGGATTTTGAACTCTTTTGACTGTACATCTGTAGAATTCTCAATCTCAAACCACAAACCATCATTCAACGGCAAATTACGCGATATGGGTACGATTAAATCAGCCCCAGAATCAAATCCCTTAAAGGGGTTTTTCACTTTTTCAGTAggataaaaatgaacaaaaatttCTACATGATAAACCCCAGTATATTTACTATCAACAATGTTCCCAATATAAACAGCAAGAGTTTGATTAGTCATAAGCAAAGAAGAATACCTAGTAATATCCTTCTTCACAGTCCAAATAACTCCATTTGGCCTTGGCTCTGCAGTACAACTCCTGAAAATTTCAACCCCACCAAGCCAAATCCCAAAAATTCTATCAAATTGTCTTCCTTTACTTGTTGCTTTCCATTCAAGAATGATTTTGGAGAACTTTTTTGAAGGGCAATTTGAAGGGGGTGTGTAATTTGTGAGGATTGGTGGTTTCCCATATGTATAGGCAAAGTCATGTTTGAGGACTAAGTAGGAACAAGATTTGGTTTTGGGTAATTTTATAGGATTTGTGACTTCAAAATAGGTTGTGGGGTGTCATTCTTGGGAGAAATGTCTTGTTGAGTGGTGAAATTTGGTCTGATTAGAACTGTTTTGTGGATTGTTGCTGTGGAAAAGAGGGGTATTTGGAGTATTGAGAaacaaatgaagaagaagaagaaagagacagCCATTAATGGTATGCAAGAGAATGTGTAGTTTTGTCAATTGCTACTCCTTAGAGTGGATccaagatttgaagtttatgatgaatttctacgtcacacaaaatataaattaaagttattgaATTCACATGATCAGATCTAGATCTACCCCTAGGAGTTGGGAGGAGGAAACAATGTCCTATGAAGGTTAAATTGTTTTCCTAGTTTGCCTTGTTCTTTAGGATTGCTTGGAAATTCACCAAAATGATGACAGCTTCATTCTAGTATGACAAAAAACTAACATGAAATGATGAGTCATTGTCAGTTGCAGACTTGAAACATGTCTAATAGagtacaaaattattttaacagCTGTATGTTAGTCTTATTATCCTTAATGTTCATCTAATATAGTTTGATATCAagtttaatatatttcaaatttatctGCAATTATACAAATGGGCGTaggataaataattaaatctaACAGATAGATAGTTAATGTGAACCAAATA
This region includes:
- the LOC125876891 gene encoding LOW QUALITY PROTEIN: peptide-N4-(N-acetyl-beta-glucosaminyl)asparagine amidase A (The sequence of the model RefSeq protein was modified relative to this genomic sequence to represent the inferred CDS: inserted 1 base in 1 codon), producing the protein MAVSFFFFFICFSILQIPLFSTATIHKTVLIRPNFTTQQDISPKNXHPTTYFEVTNPIKLPKTKSCSYLVLKHDFAYTYGKPPILTNYTPPSNCPSKKFSKIILEWKATSKGRQFDRIFGIWLGGVEIFRSCTAEPRPNGVIWTVKKDITRYSSLLMTNQTLAVYIGNIVDSKYTGVYHVEIFVHFYPTEKVKNPFKGFDSGADLIVPISRNLPLNDGLWFEIENSTDVQSKEFKIPQNVYRAVLEIYVSFHENDEFWYGNLPNDYITANNRSDIAGNGAFREVIVSLDDVVVGAVWPFTVIYTGGINPLLWRPISGIGSFDLPSYDIEITPLLGKILDGSSHNISFSVTNALNVWYVDANLHLWLDKKSVKTEGKLLEYSSLPLSFSLTSNFTGLDGSFVTNARRSISMTGWVKSSYGTVTTRSFQSLSYSNYMVMGNDANLQVVDQTIEFNDTVYAKTRSFSVQVLESLKKFQLHMYSDGVEIGDKSYAAISNVTLIFDEKRLKYGSSASSVHNLQNAQGYMLVKDQSLDSGLGSTQQIYKYNDDKGCYFRNISSSNYTVLYDKVINSCSKLINTVS